Sequence from the Armatimonadota bacterium genome:
CGCCCTTCCTGGGTGTATTGGCGAGGGCGAAACGCGCAGAGAAGCGCTTGCCAACATCGGATGAAGGTTCCGAGCCTGAACTACGATCAGGTGGTTCAGGCACTTCGTCGGGACGGCTGGGTTGTCGTATGCCAGCCCACCGCCCGATCAAGAGGTCCACACTTTCGCACATTCTGAAGCACGCACGGCTCACGATTGAGCGGTTCGAACGATTGCCGGGAGGCGATCTACCTTGGGCCTGCAACCCATGACGAACGCGACTTCAGCAGCACTCGAGTGGCTCCTCGACGGGGACCCGGCCATCCGCTGGCAGGCCTTGCGGGATCTGGTCGGGGCGCCGGAAAGCGTACTCGCGCGAGAGCGGAGAAGGGTAGCGCGAGACGGCTGGGGGGCTCGTCTGCTCGCCAGGCAGGACCCTGAGGGCACGTGGGCCGGCGGGCTCTACTCGCCCAAGTGGACCTCAACGACCTACACCATGCTGCTGTTACGTGACTTCGGTCTGCCAGCCAACAACCGGAAGGCGCGAAAGGCCTGCACGCTCCTCCTCGACAGAGGCCTTCAGCGCGACGGCGGCATCAACTACGGCACCTGGGCAAAGTGGACACGCCGGAGCGAGACGTGCGTTACGGGAATGGTGCTGTCCATCCTTTCCCATTTCGAGTACGACGACGACCGGCTCGATACCATTGCCGATCACCTGCTGGGGCAGCAGATGCCTGACGGCGGGTGGAATTGCCAGCGCCCGTATGGTGCAACCCACGCTTCGGTCCACACGACGATCAGCGTGCTGGAGGGCCTGCGGCTGTACGAACTGCACCCCAGACGGGGAGTGCGGGGAGTGCGGACCGCGCAGCGCCGCGGCCGTGAGTTCCTCCTGGCGCACAGGCTGTTTCGCTCCCACCGGACCGGCGAAATCATCAAGCCGGAGTTCACTCGCTTCTCTTTTCCCCCGCGGTGGCACTACGACATCCTCCGCGCCCTTGACTACCTTCAGGCCGTCAACGCGCCTCGCGACCGGCGCCTCACCGAGGCAATTGACATCGTCCGCAGCCGCCAGCGCGAGGACGGGCGCTGGTCGCTGCAGCACTCGTACAGGGGAAAGACGTATTTCGAGCTCGAACGCCTCGGCGCTCCGAGCCGGTGGAACACTCTCCGCGCGCTGCGGGTGCTGAAGTGGTGGGGGCGGTACACATGATGCTTGTTATGCCCACCGACCTACCGTACAGTAGTACTTGCGTTGATCTCTAGTAGACCCCAACAGGAGTGGGTGAACATGCCGGGTACGCACGAGAACCTGAAAGAGGCATTCGCAGGCGAGAGCCAGGCGAACCAGAAGTATCGAGCATTTGCCAGGAAGGCAGAGCAGGATGGTTTTCCAAACGTCGCCCGGCTGTTCCGTACCGCGGCCGAGGCAGAGAGGATCCATGCCGAGGGGCACTTCAACGCACTGGGTGGGATCGGGTCAACGGCCGAGAATCTTCAGGCGGCCATCGAGGGCGAAACGTACGAATACACGAAGATGTATCCCCCGATGGTTGAGCAGGCAGAGGCCGATGGTCACAAGGCGAAGCGCATGTTCGCATACGCGTCCAAAGCGGAGGCGGTTCACGCCCGGCTCTACAATCTCGCTCTGGAGGCAATTCGCCGGGGCGAGGACCTAGCGGAGAGTTCGTTCTACTTGTGTCCCGTTTGCGGGCACATCGAGTTCGGCAGCCCCCCGGACTCTTGTCCCATTTGCGGAGCGAAGGCTGAGAGGTTCGTCCAGGTATAGACGGGGCGGGCCAACGCCCGCCCCAGCTTTCCCGCCGATCGTTGACTGGCAAGGCGGCGAAAGGTAGGTGAGAGATGGGCGTCTTCAGCATGTACGAACTCATCATCATTTCCGTTGTCCTGGTTGGTTTGCTCGTTCTGTTCCTACCGGCACTCCTCGCGATAATTGACGTCGTCAGGAGTGACTTTCGCAGAGACTCCGACCGGGTCCTGTGGGCAATCATCGTACTGATGGTGCCTGTCATCGGCCCGATCCTCTACTTCCTGATTGGCCGCAAGCAGAAGCTCCACGCGTAGATGGTCTTTCACTTCTTGTCACGCTGACTGGCCGGCCGCATGGCCCGGCACACGATGGGGGGAACCGATGAAGACGCGAACCCTAGTTATCCTGCTCCTCCTGATATTCCTCTGGGCGGGGCCGGTAGTTCTCGGCCTCTACACCGACTGGCTGTGGTTCGTGGATCTCGGCTTTGCCGGGGTCTTTCGGACCAGGTTTCTTGCCCAGGCCACGCTATTTGTGCTGGGAGGGCTGCTCAGCACCGGAGCGATCCTGGGCAGCGCATTCTTCGCCCGTCGGCTGGCCGAGCAGGCCGTGGGCGCGATCGAGATGCCGGGCAGTGCTCAGATGCGCGCCATGGAACGGCCGTTCTCCCTGGCCGTGATAGGCGGCGGGCTATTCCTGGCGCTCAACATGGCAGGGGTTTCCGCAGCCCGATGGGAGCACGTGCTCCGGTTCTTGCGCGCCGCTCCGTTTGGCACGACCGACCCACTGTTCGGCCTCGACATCGGGTTTTTCGTCTTCACCCTTCCTGTCTACCGGTTCCTCCAGGGATGGTTCCTGACGGTAGTACTGCTAGCCCTGGCCGCTGCGGTCGCGGTGTACGCGTTCCGGATCGTCTTCCCTCAAGTGCAGATGCCGCTGGAGGGTGAGACGGAGTTCCGTCCGGCGGCGCCGATCAACATCATTGTCTCCCGTCCAATGCGCGTGCATCTCTTCGGTCTGGGCGCTTTGCTCCTCGTCTTCCTGGCGTGGGGCCACTGGCTGGCGGTCTACGACCTGGTCTACTCTCCACGCGGGGCCTCATTCGGCGCTTCGTATGCGGACGTCCACGCCCGGCTCCCGGCGCTGCGGCTGCAGGCCGTGATGGCCCTGGTCGCGGCCGGCCTGGTCGGGATCTCGGCGTTCCGGCAGGGATACCGCCTGGCGATTGTCGGCGCGGTGGCGTGGATCGGGACAGGTCTAGTTGCGGGCGGCATCTACCCGGCCATGGTCAACCGGTTCGTCGTGCAACCGCAGGAGCTCGAGCGCGAGCGGCCCTACATCGAGAGGACCATTCGCATGACGCGGGAGGGATACGCGCTCGACCGTATCGCGGAGGCCCCGATTGGGGGCGAGGAGATGGTTACCACTGCGGACCTAGCGCGGGCGCCCGCCACCGTGGCCAACATCCGCCTGTGGGACCCGGACCCCCTGCTCATCACGTACAACCAGATACAGAGCATCCGGCTCTACTACGACTTCGTTGACGTGGACGTTGACCGGTACACCCTGGACGGACGCTACCGCCAGGTGATGCTGGCCGCGCGTGAGCTCTCGCCCGAGAAGCTGACCGCCCAGGCCCAAACATGGGTGAACCGCCGGCTGCAGTTCACGCACGGCTACGGTGTTGCCATGAGCCCGGTGAACGAGCTGACACCGGAGGGGCTGCCCACGCTTTTCCTGCAGGACGTGCCGCCCATAGGCAAGCTCCGCGTGGACCAGCCCGAGGTCTACTACGGCGAGAAGAGCCGGGAGTACGTGATCGTGCGCACGCGGTTTCCTGAGTTCAACTACCCTAAGGGCGACGAGAACGTCTACACTACCTACCAGGGCAAGACTGGCGTGGCGCTGGGCTCGCCTCTCCGCCGCCTGCTCTTCGCCTGGCGCTTCCGGGACATCAACATACTCATTTCCGACGCGGTCACGCCCGAGAGCGTAATACTCTACCACCGTAACATCGCCGAGCGCGTTGCCAGGCTGGTACCTTTCCTACGGCTCGATGGAGATCCATACGTGGTCGTTGCCGATGGCCGGCTCTTCTGGGTTCTTGACGCCTACACGTACACAGATCGCTACCCTTACTCGCAGCCGTCGAGGGAGGGGTTCAACTACGTCCGCAACAGCGTGAAGGCCGTTGTGGATGCCTACAACGGCACTGTCGCGCTCTACGTCGCCGAGCCGGGCGACGCCATGATCCAGACGTACGCGCGCATCTTCCCTGGGCTGTTTCAGCCCCTGGCAGATCTTCCGGCCTCGCTCCGGCCGCACCTGCGGTACCCGCAGGACATCTTCGCGGTTCAGGCCGAGATGTACCGGGTCTTCCACATGCAGGATCCACGCGTTTTCTACAACAAGGAAGACATGTGGATTCTTCCTCAGGAGGTCTACACCGACAAGCCCGTCGAGATGAAGCCGTACTACATCATATTGCGCCTGCCCGGGGTGGCCGCCGAGGAGTACGTGCTCATAATGCCGTTCACCCCGCCGGGCAAGCAGAACATGATCACCTGGCTCGCGGCCCGATCAGACGGCGAGCACTACGGCAAGCTCCTGGCCTTCCGATATCCCAAGGACAAGCTGGTCTACGGGCCGATGCAGATCGAAGCGCGCATCAATCAGGATCCCAGGATCTCCGAGCAGTTCACGCTCTGGAACCAGGGCGGCAACCGGGTGATCCGGGGGAACATG
This genomic interval carries:
- a CDS encoding terpene cyclase/mutase family protein, yielding MTNATSAALEWLLDGDPAIRWQALRDLVGAPESVLARERRRVARDGWGARLLARQDPEGTWAGGLYSPKWTSTTYTMLLLRDFGLPANNRKARKACTLLLDRGLQRDGGINYGTWAKWTRRSETCVTGMVLSILSHFEYDDDRLDTIADHLLGQQMPDGGWNCQRPYGATHASVHTTISVLEGLRLYELHPRRGVRGVRTAQRRGREFLLAHRLFRSHRTGEIIKPEFTRFSFPPRWHYDILRALDYLQAVNAPRDRRLTEAIDIVRSRQREDGRWSLQHSYRGKTYFELERLGAPSRWNTLRALRVLKWWGRYT
- a CDS encoding rubrerythrin family protein → MPGTHENLKEAFAGESQANQKYRAFARKAEQDGFPNVARLFRTAAEAERIHAEGHFNALGGIGSTAENLQAAIEGETYEYTKMYPPMVEQAEADGHKAKRMFAYASKAEAVHARLYNLALEAIRRGEDLAESSFYLCPVCGHIEFGSPPDSCPICGAKAERFVQV
- a CDS encoding PLDc_N domain-containing protein — its product is MYELIIISVVLVGLLVLFLPALLAIIDVVRSDFRRDSDRVLWAIIVLMVPVIGPILYFLIGRKQKLHA
- a CDS encoding UPF0182 family protein, producing MKTRTLVILLLLIFLWAGPVVLGLYTDWLWFVDLGFAGVFRTRFLAQATLFVLGGLLSTGAILGSAFFARRLAEQAVGAIEMPGSAQMRAMERPFSLAVIGGGLFLALNMAGVSAARWEHVLRFLRAAPFGTTDPLFGLDIGFFVFTLPVYRFLQGWFLTVVLLALAAAVAVYAFRIVFPQVQMPLEGETEFRPAAPINIIVSRPMRVHLFGLGALLLVFLAWGHWLAVYDLVYSPRGASFGASYADVHARLPALRLQAVMALVAAGLVGISAFRQGYRLAIVGAVAWIGTGLVAGGIYPAMVNRFVVQPQELERERPYIERTIRMTREGYALDRIAEAPIGGEEMVTTADLARAPATVANIRLWDPDPLLITYNQIQSIRLYYDFVDVDVDRYTLDGRYRQVMLAARELSPEKLTAQAQTWVNRRLQFTHGYGVAMSPVNELTPEGLPTLFLQDVPPIGKLRVDQPEVYYGEKSREYVIVRTRFPEFNYPKGDENVYTTYQGKTGVALGSPLRRLLFAWRFRDINILISDAVTPESVILYHRNIAERVARLVPFLRLDGDPYVVVADGRLFWVLDAYTYTDRYPYSQPSREGFNYVRNSVKAVVDAYNGTVALYVAEPGDAMIQTYARIFPGLFQPLADLPASLRPHLRYPQDIFAVQAEMYRVFHMQDPRVFYNKEDMWILPQEVYTDKPVEMKPYYIILRLPGVAAEEYVLIMPFTPPGKQNMITWLAARSDGEHYGKLLAFRYPKDKLVYGPMQIEARINQDPRISEQFTLWNQGGNRVIRGNMIVIPIGQSNLYVEPIYLQAEQGRLPEMKRVVLASGNRVAMAPTVSMALQALLAGQDAPVAVTDRPPVKAPVGAKPSGPGVTDSQSILRSLMERQGRLMEELKALDADLRRLLEVLNRER